One Ostrea edulis chromosome 2, xbOstEdul1.1, whole genome shotgun sequence genomic region harbors:
- the LOC125681646 gene encoding ATP-binding cassette sub-family C member 4-like isoform X1: MTKQGGPDTPKNSRLQGPCPFGKTNWLSRFTFWWMFPLFRFGFRHPLTQDHLYDVLPEDESELLGDRMERAWDAYSRRCRERKKKPSLYWAVIAEFKWEWGINGIFLVISEGIRILQPYLTGQIVSYFQPGSSLSSTEVYIYATVMGVSTMIQLLVNPKYFFTSHHIALKMKVAVASLIYRKILKMSSWSKHATTSGKIINHLSTDLEKFTYTIESFHFCWLGPLEICGILYLLYRQIGYLSLLTLAVIGVLLPLQVALGWIYGKLRMKIGAAGDQRIHLMNQIIAGMRVIKMYCWEKPFSQIIFKLRRSEMSQVWKAYITKALNIAVFQSAATIISISLFGLAWYMEIPLSARKIYSTLGWILCLRLTIFLYMMYLVEDNKQLSSSLKRIQSFLAVEDMKVFSVFAEMSESMEEDGVSIRIQDMTASWNSPGDRDHDSVTDKLVDNELTPSFALKNINLDVKQGELLAVVGSVGSGKSSLLMCLLKELPPAMGKLHVNGIMGYASQIPWVVSGTLQDNITFGDDVKEERYSKVLQACALYKDLDQMRLGDQTLVGERGLLLSGGQKSRLTLARTIYREADVYLLDDPLGAVDTDVGSHLFQKCICEFLRGKTRILVTHQLQYLRSADRIVILNEGRVVSVGTYDELVRQGTEFSLILSDHDKDMEEPEEEQDKKVKSKVEKNTKENTEDEFSKYGNVGWKVYKDYFLAGHPWLYLPIITLLTLVSYASYGYGDWHLARWVESTELLNLQTQNGSLSQNLNPVFNVPNQTLLQNLSHITSPNQNFTYSISLPNQTTPYLNDSSDVSVTPQQVDMLMKTYLVAITMFITGISLFGLAYFRMSVSISKQLHNTMFKIVLGAKTYFFDSNPVGRILNKFARDLGMIDSALPSTSYAVIEVSFCLLMQIVITCIVNPYLLLPLTPLVVLIYLLRLFALPTTRNMKRLDAATQSPVFSHVSDTLVGLQSIRALGMNQKFLLDFNRFQNKHTIASFVFLASYRWFSLRSLFFLDVYFILVVFLSLALRDYIGLSGGLFGMAINYLLSMADPFEYLMRVSTTLNTQMTSVERIMSYTKVEQEAPKVSGTPPAPSWPLHGEIRLVNVGLQYSSNTDQVLHDISCHIHSQEKIGIVGRTGAGKSSLLAALLRLAEPTGEIQIDGINVMKIGLHELRNKISVIPQDPILFSGTLRKNLDPFEEYLDDQLWDSLEQVQLKIKVQSESEGLYMEMSEGGQNLSVGQRQLVCLARAILRQNKILILDEATANVDHNTDTLIQETIRSRFHNCTVLTVAHRIHTIMDSDRVMVLDQGNLVEFNTPFKLLQNENGFFKNLVQQTGKAQAKHLLALAEKHHKEQS, translated from the exons ATGACAAAACAAGGTGGTCCAGACACTCCAAAGAATAGCAGACTCCAGGGTCCATGTCCGTTTGGAAAAACAAACTGGTTGTCCCGATTCACCTTCTG GTGGATGTTTCCGCTGTTCCGATTTGGCTTCAGACATCCACTGACACAAGATCACCTTTATGATGTCTTGCCGGAGGATGAATCGGAATTGTTAGGGGACCGCATGGAAAG AGCTTGGGATGCTTACTCGAGAAGATGTAGGGAGAGAAAGAAGAAACCGAGTCTGTATTGGGCAGTCATTGCCGAGTTCAAGTGGGAATGGGGCATCAATGGCATATTCCTAGTCATCTCC GAAGGTATTAGGATATTACAGCCCTACTTGACAGGACAGATAGTGTCGTATTTCCAGCCGGGCTCCAGTCTCTCGAGTACAGAGGTGTATATTTACGCGACTGTGATGGGGGTCAGCACCATGATACAACTCCTTGTCAaccctaaatatttcttcaccAGCCACCATATTGctctgaaaatgaaagtagcTGTAGCTAGTCTTATTTATCGGAAG attttgaaaatgagCAGCTGGTCTAAACATGCCACAACATCAGGAAAGATAATCAACCATCTGTCCACAGATTTGGAAAAATTCACATAT ACTATTGAGAGTTTCCACTTCTGCTGGCTGGGGCCCCTGGAGATTTGTGGGATTCTGTATTTACTGTACAGACAGATTGGATACCTGAGCTTGCTGACTCTGGCTGTCATTGGAGTTCTGCTACCACTCCAGGTTGCCTTAGGTTGGATCTATGGGAAACTTAG AATGAAAATAGGAGCTGCTGGAGACCAGAGAATTCACTTGATGAACCAGATCATTGCTGGAATGAGGGTCATTAAAATGTACTGCTGGGAAAAACCATTCAGTCAAATCATATTCAAACTCAGAAG GTCAGAGATGTCTCAGGTGTGGAAGGCTTACATCACGAAGGCTCTCAACATCGCCGTGTTCCAGAGTGCCGCCACGATCATCTCCATTTCCCTGTTTGGGCTGGCCTGGTATATGGAGATTCCCCTCTCGGCTCGGAAGATTTACAGCACCTTGGGTTGGATCCTGTGTCTTCGACTGACCATATTCCTGTACATGATGTACCTGgtagaagataacaaacagctGTCATCATCACTCAAACGAATACAG TCGTTTCTTGCCGTGGAAGATATGAAGGTGTTTTCTGTGTTTGCTGAAATGTCTGAATCAATGGAAGAAGACGGTGTGTCCATTCGTATCCAGGATATGACAGCCAGCTGGAATAGTCCTGGAGATAGAGACCACGACAGTGTCACCGACAAACTAGTGGACAAT gaGTTGACTCCTTCTTTTGCATTGAAAAATATCAATCTAGATGTCAAACAG GGAGAACTGCTAGCTGTTGTGGGATCAGTCGGGTCAGGAAAG TCTTCTTTGTTGATGTGCCTTCTGAAAGAGTTGCCTCCAGCGATGGGAAAGCTTCATGTGAATGGCATTATGGGATACGCCTCACAGATTCCGTGGGTTGTATCAGGGACATTGCAGGATAATATTACTTTTGGAGATGATGTTAAAGAAGAACGTTACTCCAAGGTCCTTCAAGCCTGTGCTCTGTACAAG GACCTAGATCAAATGAGGCTGGGTGACCAAACTCTTGTTGGTGAGCGAGGACTTCTGCTGAGTGGGGGACAGAAATCACGGTTAACGCTAGCCAG GACCATTTACAGAGAGGCTGATGTTTACCTCCTCGATGACCCCCTGGGAGCCGTAGACACGGACGTGGGTAGCCATCTCTTCCAAAA GTGTATCTGTGAGTTTCTGAGAGGGAAGACGAGAATTCTGGTCACTCATCAACTTCAGTATCTCAGGTCTGCTGACAGGATCGTCATTCTTAATGAG GGAAGAGTAGTCAGTGTTGGGACATATGATGAATTAGTGAGACAAGGGACAGAATTTTCTCTGATCCTGTCTGACCATGACAAAGACATGGAGGAACCAGAGGAGGAGCAGGACAAAAAGGTCAAATCTAAAGTGGAAAAG AACACTAAGGAGAATACAGAGGATGAATTCTCTAAGTACGGAAATGTTGGATGGAAAGTTTACAAAGACTACTTCTTGGCTGGACATCCATGGCTGTATCTACCTATTATTACACTCCTAACCTTAGTCTCCTAT GCTTCCTATGGGTATGGAGACTGGCATTTAGCTAGATG GGTAGAATCAACAGAATTACTCAATCTTCAGACACAAAATGGATCATTGTCACAAAACCTAAACCCAGTTTTCAATGTGCCAAATCAAACACTGTTACAAAACTTATCTCATATTACATCACCCAATCAAAACTTTACATACAGCATTTCATTACCCAATCAAACAACACCGTACCTCAACGATTCTTCTGATGTTTCCGTGACCCCGCAGCAGGTGGACATGTTGATGAAGACGTATCTGGTAGCCATCACCATGTTTATCACTGGCATCAGTCTGTTTGGATTGGCTTACTTCAGAATGTCTGTAAGCATCAGTAAGCAGCTTCACAACACCATGTTTAAAATCGTCCTTGGAGCCAAGACATACTTTTTTGATTCTAACCCTGTTG GAAGAATATTAAACAAATTTGCCAGAGACTTAGGCATGATAGATTCAGCTCTTCCTTCAACGTCTTATGCTGTTATTGAG GTGAGTTTTTGTCTGCTGATGCAAATAGTCATCACCTGCATAGTAAATCCGTATCTCTTGTTACCGCTAACTCCGCTGGTCGTCCTCATATACTTACTAAGACTGTTCGCTCTACCAACCACCAGAAATATGAAACGTTTAGACGCAGCAA CCCAGAGTCCAGTGTTTTCCCATGTGTCTGACACTCTGGTGGGACTGCAATCCATCCGTGCACTGGGAATGAACCAGAAGTTTCTGCTGGATTTCAACCGATTCCAAAATAAGCACACCATAGCATCCTTCGTATTCCTGGCGTCGTACCGGTGGTTTAGTCTGCGTTCGCTTTTCTTTCTCGATGTCTACTTCATTCTTGTCGTGTTTCTGTCACTGGCCCTCAGAGACT ATATTGGGTTGTCCGGGGGATTGTTTGGAATGGCCATAAATTACTTGTTGTCTATGGCTGATCCATTTGAATACCTAATGAGGGTATCAACTACACTAAACACACAG ATGACTTCAGTGGAGAGGATAATGTCGTACACAAAGGTAGAACAGGAGGCCCCCAAAGTGTCTGGAACTCCACCCGCCCCCTCCTGGCCCCTTCATGGAGAGATTCGGCTGGTCAATGTGGGGCTACAATATTCCTCCAATACTGACCAAGTCCTCCATGATATTTCCTGTCACATCCACTCCCAGGAGAAG ATTGGAATTGTGGGAAGGACGGGAGCAGGAAAGAGCTCGTTACTGGCAGCTCTGCTGAGGCTAGCAGAACCAACCGGAGAAATCCAGATTGATGGCATCAATGTGATGAAGATAGGCCTCCATGAACTTCGGAATAAAATATCAGTCATACCACAG gatCCCATTTTGTTTAGTGGTACATTGAGGAAAAATTTAGATCCATTTGAGGAATACTTGGATGACCAGTTATGGGATTCGTTAGAACAG GTGCAGCTCAAAATTAAGGTACAGAGTGAGAGTGAGGGCCTCTATATGGAGATGTCAGAGGGCGGTCAGAACCTGAGTGTAGGTCAGAGACAGCTGGTGTGTCTGGCTCGGGCCATCCTCAGACAGAACAAGATACTGATACTGGACGAGGCCACGGCCAATGTCGATCACAA CACAGACACCTTAATTCAGGAGACCATTAGAAGCAGATTCCACAACTGCACTGTCCTAACAGTGGCCCACAGAATCCATACCATCATGGACTCTGACAGAGTTATG
- the LOC125681646 gene encoding ATP-binding cassette sub-family C member 4-like isoform X2, with product MTKQGGPDTPKNSRLQGPCPFGKTNWLSRFTFWWMFPLFRFGFRHPLTQDHLYDVLPEDESELLGDRMERAWDAYSRRCRERKKKPSLYWAVIAEFKWEWGINGIFLVISEGIRILQPYLTGQIVSYFQPGSSLSSTEVYIYATVMGVSTMIQLLVNPKYFFTSHHIALKMKVAVASLIYRKILKMSSWSKHATTSGKIINHLSTDLEKFTYTIESFHFCWLGPLEICGILYLLYRQIGYLSLLTLAVIGVLLPLQVALGWIYGKLRMKIGAAGDQRIHLMNQIIAGMRVIKMYCWEKPFSQIIFKLRRSEMSQVWKAYITKALNIAVFQSAATIISISLFGLAWYMEIPLSARKIYSTLGWILCLRLTIFLYMMYLVEDNKQLSSSLKRIQSFLAVEDMKVFSVFAEMSESMEEDGVSIRIQDMTASWNSPGDRDHDSVTDKLVDNELTPSFALKNINLDVKQGELLAVVGSVGSGKSSLLMCLLKELPPAMGKLHVNGIMGYASQIPWVVSGTLQDNITFGDDVKEERYSKVLQACALYKDLDQMRLGDQTLVGERGLLLSGGQKSRLTLARTIYREADVYLLDDPLGAVDTDVGSHLFQKCICEFLRGKTRILVTHQLQYLRSADRIVILNEGRVVSVGTYDELVRQGTEFSLILSDHDKDMEEPEEEQDKKVKSKVEKNTKENTEDEFSKYGNVGWKVYKDYFLAGHPWLYLPIITLLTLVSYASYGYGDWHLARWVESTELLNLQTQNGSLSQNLNPVFNVPNQTLLQNLSHITSPNQNFTYSISLPNQTTPYLNDSSDVSVTPQQVDMLMKTYLVAITMFITGISLFGLAYFRMSVSISKQLHNTMFKIVLGAKTYFFDSNPVAQSPVFSHVSDTLVGLQSIRALGMNQKFLLDFNRFQNKHTIASFVFLASYRWFSLRSLFFLDVYFILVVFLSLALRDYIGLSGGLFGMAINYLLSMADPFEYLMRVSTTLNTQMTSVERIMSYTKVEQEAPKVSGTPPAPSWPLHGEIRLVNVGLQYSSNTDQVLHDISCHIHSQEKIGIVGRTGAGKSSLLAALLRLAEPTGEIQIDGINVMKIGLHELRNKISVIPQDPILFSGTLRKNLDPFEEYLDDQLWDSLEQVQLKIKVQSESEGLYMEMSEGGQNLSVGQRQLVCLARAILRQNKILILDEATANVDHNTDTLIQETIRSRFHNCTVLTVAHRIHTIMDSDRVMVLDQGNLVEFNTPFKLLQNENGFFKNLVQQTGKAQAKHLLALAEKHHKEQS from the exons ATGACAAAACAAGGTGGTCCAGACACTCCAAAGAATAGCAGACTCCAGGGTCCATGTCCGTTTGGAAAAACAAACTGGTTGTCCCGATTCACCTTCTG GTGGATGTTTCCGCTGTTCCGATTTGGCTTCAGACATCCACTGACACAAGATCACCTTTATGATGTCTTGCCGGAGGATGAATCGGAATTGTTAGGGGACCGCATGGAAAG AGCTTGGGATGCTTACTCGAGAAGATGTAGGGAGAGAAAGAAGAAACCGAGTCTGTATTGGGCAGTCATTGCCGAGTTCAAGTGGGAATGGGGCATCAATGGCATATTCCTAGTCATCTCC GAAGGTATTAGGATATTACAGCCCTACTTGACAGGACAGATAGTGTCGTATTTCCAGCCGGGCTCCAGTCTCTCGAGTACAGAGGTGTATATTTACGCGACTGTGATGGGGGTCAGCACCATGATACAACTCCTTGTCAaccctaaatatttcttcaccAGCCACCATATTGctctgaaaatgaaagtagcTGTAGCTAGTCTTATTTATCGGAAG attttgaaaatgagCAGCTGGTCTAAACATGCCACAACATCAGGAAAGATAATCAACCATCTGTCCACAGATTTGGAAAAATTCACATAT ACTATTGAGAGTTTCCACTTCTGCTGGCTGGGGCCCCTGGAGATTTGTGGGATTCTGTATTTACTGTACAGACAGATTGGATACCTGAGCTTGCTGACTCTGGCTGTCATTGGAGTTCTGCTACCACTCCAGGTTGCCTTAGGTTGGATCTATGGGAAACTTAG AATGAAAATAGGAGCTGCTGGAGACCAGAGAATTCACTTGATGAACCAGATCATTGCTGGAATGAGGGTCATTAAAATGTACTGCTGGGAAAAACCATTCAGTCAAATCATATTCAAACTCAGAAG GTCAGAGATGTCTCAGGTGTGGAAGGCTTACATCACGAAGGCTCTCAACATCGCCGTGTTCCAGAGTGCCGCCACGATCATCTCCATTTCCCTGTTTGGGCTGGCCTGGTATATGGAGATTCCCCTCTCGGCTCGGAAGATTTACAGCACCTTGGGTTGGATCCTGTGTCTTCGACTGACCATATTCCTGTACATGATGTACCTGgtagaagataacaaacagctGTCATCATCACTCAAACGAATACAG TCGTTTCTTGCCGTGGAAGATATGAAGGTGTTTTCTGTGTTTGCTGAAATGTCTGAATCAATGGAAGAAGACGGTGTGTCCATTCGTATCCAGGATATGACAGCCAGCTGGAATAGTCCTGGAGATAGAGACCACGACAGTGTCACCGACAAACTAGTGGACAAT gaGTTGACTCCTTCTTTTGCATTGAAAAATATCAATCTAGATGTCAAACAG GGAGAACTGCTAGCTGTTGTGGGATCAGTCGGGTCAGGAAAG TCTTCTTTGTTGATGTGCCTTCTGAAAGAGTTGCCTCCAGCGATGGGAAAGCTTCATGTGAATGGCATTATGGGATACGCCTCACAGATTCCGTGGGTTGTATCAGGGACATTGCAGGATAATATTACTTTTGGAGATGATGTTAAAGAAGAACGTTACTCCAAGGTCCTTCAAGCCTGTGCTCTGTACAAG GACCTAGATCAAATGAGGCTGGGTGACCAAACTCTTGTTGGTGAGCGAGGACTTCTGCTGAGTGGGGGACAGAAATCACGGTTAACGCTAGCCAG GACCATTTACAGAGAGGCTGATGTTTACCTCCTCGATGACCCCCTGGGAGCCGTAGACACGGACGTGGGTAGCCATCTCTTCCAAAA GTGTATCTGTGAGTTTCTGAGAGGGAAGACGAGAATTCTGGTCACTCATCAACTTCAGTATCTCAGGTCTGCTGACAGGATCGTCATTCTTAATGAG GGAAGAGTAGTCAGTGTTGGGACATATGATGAATTAGTGAGACAAGGGACAGAATTTTCTCTGATCCTGTCTGACCATGACAAAGACATGGAGGAACCAGAGGAGGAGCAGGACAAAAAGGTCAAATCTAAAGTGGAAAAG AACACTAAGGAGAATACAGAGGATGAATTCTCTAAGTACGGAAATGTTGGATGGAAAGTTTACAAAGACTACTTCTTGGCTGGACATCCATGGCTGTATCTACCTATTATTACACTCCTAACCTTAGTCTCCTAT GCTTCCTATGGGTATGGAGACTGGCATTTAGCTAGATG GGTAGAATCAACAGAATTACTCAATCTTCAGACACAAAATGGATCATTGTCACAAAACCTAAACCCAGTTTTCAATGTGCCAAATCAAACACTGTTACAAAACTTATCTCATATTACATCACCCAATCAAAACTTTACATACAGCATTTCATTACCCAATCAAACAACACCGTACCTCAACGATTCTTCTGATGTTTCCGTGACCCCGCAGCAGGTGGACATGTTGATGAAGACGTATCTGGTAGCCATCACCATGTTTATCACTGGCATCAGTCTGTTTGGATTGGCTTACTTCAGAATGTCTGTAAGCATCAGTAAGCAGCTTCACAACACCATGTTTAAAATCGTCCTTGGAGCCAAGACATACTTTTTTGATTCTAACCCTGTTG CCCAGAGTCCAGTGTTTTCCCATGTGTCTGACACTCTGGTGGGACTGCAATCCATCCGTGCACTGGGAATGAACCAGAAGTTTCTGCTGGATTTCAACCGATTCCAAAATAAGCACACCATAGCATCCTTCGTATTCCTGGCGTCGTACCGGTGGTTTAGTCTGCGTTCGCTTTTCTTTCTCGATGTCTACTTCATTCTTGTCGTGTTTCTGTCACTGGCCCTCAGAGACT ATATTGGGTTGTCCGGGGGATTGTTTGGAATGGCCATAAATTACTTGTTGTCTATGGCTGATCCATTTGAATACCTAATGAGGGTATCAACTACACTAAACACACAG ATGACTTCAGTGGAGAGGATAATGTCGTACACAAAGGTAGAACAGGAGGCCCCCAAAGTGTCTGGAACTCCACCCGCCCCCTCCTGGCCCCTTCATGGAGAGATTCGGCTGGTCAATGTGGGGCTACAATATTCCTCCAATACTGACCAAGTCCTCCATGATATTTCCTGTCACATCCACTCCCAGGAGAAG ATTGGAATTGTGGGAAGGACGGGAGCAGGAAAGAGCTCGTTACTGGCAGCTCTGCTGAGGCTAGCAGAACCAACCGGAGAAATCCAGATTGATGGCATCAATGTGATGAAGATAGGCCTCCATGAACTTCGGAATAAAATATCAGTCATACCACAG gatCCCATTTTGTTTAGTGGTACATTGAGGAAAAATTTAGATCCATTTGAGGAATACTTGGATGACCAGTTATGGGATTCGTTAGAACAG GTGCAGCTCAAAATTAAGGTACAGAGTGAGAGTGAGGGCCTCTATATGGAGATGTCAGAGGGCGGTCAGAACCTGAGTGTAGGTCAGAGACAGCTGGTGTGTCTGGCTCGGGCCATCCTCAGACAGAACAAGATACTGATACTGGACGAGGCCACGGCCAATGTCGATCACAA CACAGACACCTTAATTCAGGAGACCATTAGAAGCAGATTCCACAACTGCACTGTCCTAACAGTGGCCCACAGAATCCATACCATCATGGACTCTGACAGAGTTATG